The following coding sequences lie in one Mercenaria mercenaria strain notata chromosome 5, MADL_Memer_1, whole genome shotgun sequence genomic window:
- the LOC123557582 gene encoding uncharacterized protein LOC123557582 isoform X2 has translation MLLFDQSVRVDNQWKQGNYFNMPAGKRLYRVLRDDEDPSKGLTARNPEATDAKVSSHVNGLKKSPFISTTASKQAIEAFYWLAIKRYKKSNKSKTEKRFTVVQIDKEKLLEENKNVEVIDLSDDTIRKKYLSGKVLNYARKYEEVLVKGFVPAEYIKVLDVEAMSDSESVSEGFDESDYTMDDIESLSEGTAGITLD, from the exons A tgttgCTGTTTGATCAATCCGTTCGAGTTGATAATCAGTGGAAACAA GGCAACTACTTCAACATGCCTGCAGGAAAACGTTTGTACCGTGTTCTCAGAGACGACGAAGACCCGAGTAAAGGACTGACTGCTCGAAATCCCGAAGCAACTGATGCAAAAGTATCTTCCCATGTGAACGGTTTGAAGAAGTCACCCTTTATCTCTACTACAGCATCAAAGCAGGCAATTGAAGCTTTTTATTGGCTGGCAATAAAGCgttataaaaaatcaaataagtcTAAAACGGAGAAAAGGTTCACGGTGGTACAGATTGATAAAGAAAAACTGTTAGAAGAAAACAAGAACGTGGAGGTGATTGATCTGTCAGATGATACAATTCGGAAGAAATATTTAAGCGGAAAGGTGTTGAACTACGCTAGGAAATATGAAGAAGTCTTAGTGAAAGGTTTTGTTCCAGCTGAATACATCAAAGTTTTAGATGTGGAGGCAATGTCTGATAGCGAATCTGTATCTGAAGGGTTTGACGAGAGCGATTATACAATGGATGACATTGAAAGCCTGTCTGAGGGAACCGCTGGGATAACCCTTGACTGA
- the LOC123557582 gene encoding uncharacterized protein LOC123557582 isoform X1, with amino-acid sequence MKLVIPVYLIKNSIYKNKLVKFNFFFRFYIWSTLPYIGNYFNMPAGKRLYRVLRDDEDPSKGLTARNPEATDAKVSSHVNGLKKSPFISTTASKQAIEAFYWLAIKRYKKSNKSKTEKRFTVVQIDKEKLLEENKNVEVIDLSDDTIRKKYLSGKVLNYARKYEEVLVKGFVPAEYIKVLDVEAMSDSESVSEGFDESDYTMDDIESLSEGTAGITLD; translated from the exons atgaaattagTTATACCGGTATACTTGATCAAGAACAGcatatacaaaaataaactggTCAAATTTAACTTCTTCTTTCGCTTTTACATTTGGAGTACTTTACCTTACAtt GGCAACTACTTCAACATGCCTGCAGGAAAACGTTTGTACCGTGTTCTCAGAGACGACGAAGACCCGAGTAAAGGACTGACTGCTCGAAATCCCGAAGCAACTGATGCAAAAGTATCTTCCCATGTGAACGGTTTGAAGAAGTCACCCTTTATCTCTACTACAGCATCAAAGCAGGCAATTGAAGCTTTTTATTGGCTGGCAATAAAGCgttataaaaaatcaaataagtcTAAAACGGAGAAAAGGTTCACGGTGGTACAGATTGATAAAGAAAAACTGTTAGAAGAAAACAAGAACGTGGAGGTGATTGATCTGTCAGATGATACAATTCGGAAGAAATATTTAAGCGGAAAGGTGTTGAACTACGCTAGGAAATATGAAGAAGTCTTAGTGAAAGGTTTTGTTCCAGCTGAATACATCAAAGTTTTAGATGTGGAGGCAATGTCTGATAGCGAATCTGTATCTGAAGGGTTTGACGAGAGCGATTATACAATGGATGACATTGAAAGCCTGTCTGAGGGAACCGCTGGGATAACCCTTGACTGA
- the LOC123557582 gene encoding uncharacterized protein LOC123557582 isoform X3, whose protein sequence is MPAGKRLYRVLRDDEDPSKGLTARNPEATDAKVSSHVNGLKKSPFISTTASKQAIEAFYWLAIKRYKKSNKSKTEKRFTVVQIDKEKLLEENKNVEVIDLSDDTIRKKYLSGKVLNYARKYEEVLVKGFVPAEYIKVLDVEAMSDSESVSEGFDESDYTMDDIESLSEGTAGITLD, encoded by the coding sequence ATGCCTGCAGGAAAACGTTTGTACCGTGTTCTCAGAGACGACGAAGACCCGAGTAAAGGACTGACTGCTCGAAATCCCGAAGCAACTGATGCAAAAGTATCTTCCCATGTGAACGGTTTGAAGAAGTCACCCTTTATCTCTACTACAGCATCAAAGCAGGCAATTGAAGCTTTTTATTGGCTGGCAATAAAGCgttataaaaaatcaaataagtcTAAAACGGAGAAAAGGTTCACGGTGGTACAGATTGATAAAGAAAAACTGTTAGAAGAAAACAAGAACGTGGAGGTGATTGATCTGTCAGATGATACAATTCGGAAGAAATATTTAAGCGGAAAGGTGTTGAACTACGCTAGGAAATATGAAGAAGTCTTAGTGAAAGGTTTTGTTCCAGCTGAATACATCAAAGTTTTAGATGTGGAGGCAATGTCTGATAGCGAATCTGTATCTGAAGGGTTTGACGAGAGCGATTATACAATGGATGACATTGAAAGCCTGTCTGAGGGAACCGCTGGGATAACCCTTGACTGA